The Labeo rohita strain BAU-BD-2019 chromosome 14, IGBB_LRoh.1.0, whole genome shotgun sequence genomic interval GTCTTTTTGCCCCCTAAGAGAGGTTTCAAGACTATTCCTCACGCTAGGTGAACAATATGTTGGGTTGAGTGATTATGGCTTGGAAAAAGCAAAATAGGCTAAACTCTTGGCCTGTTTCTCATAGCTGATCCTGAGTGACCAATTGGGTGGGGGATATTTCTGATCACATGGTGCCTTTTTACATGTTAAAcccttcagattataaaaaaagacTTGAATGCAGACAGAATGTGTAAACTTGCTTCATTCATTTCTGGAGAAATAACAGGAGGATAATGCTCGGATTAACAGGCCTGGTGGAAAGATGGGTTTTAGCGTGGTTTCCTTCGCTTAAAATATGCAGTGAAGTCTTTCTGTGGGGCAAATGAATTAGTCCACTGTTCAGCGAATTAGTCTGCTGTGAACGTGTATCGTGTCAGCTAAAGGCGATtagtttgtaaatgtaatttgagCTGTCAggaattaaaaaatgtagtttgaGGATATTTAACTCATAAGAAGACTTGCAGGCATCGTGTTTTGCCTCACGTCGTCCAGAATACACGTACTAACCGTCTGTATGATTTCAAGAATGTGTGATTAGCAAATCATATGCGTTGGCTGCTTGTTGCActctgtgaattaaaaacagattgtcatgaagacaaaaaaattgcatttattgtaCAAACCAGATACCTAGAATGTTTGAAATCACAATTGcttataatattttcaaaaaagctGCTCCCTGTAGTCTTCCTAATATAGGTTGTCTGTCACTCCCCAGGGAGATGTTAGGAATGTCTTGACCCAATGAGAGTAATCTCATTCAAGTTCTTGCTGGGAAAAGGTTAATGGGATTCTCTGTTTACTCTGTAGGATAGGCATTTGTTGAGCTCTCACTGAAAGATTCCTTTTTTGCATGCGTTGGAGTTaaagacaaacagacaaaaagacGTATGCATAAAAGGGAGACGAATTTAGAAGAACCATGTGAATAATCTTCATGCGCTTCAGCGGAAAGAGGATAGCGTGGTATGTGCGTATGGAATGAAGTATTGAAGAGCAGTGGCCTGAAACGGAAAACATAACTGATGATTGACCAAGCACGTTTACCCATTCATCCCGTTCCATAATGTAAGAAAAGATGGGTTTCATTGATTCTAGCTTCTGTCATTAGGACGACTGGGAACTTTCCGATGGAAAGACATCCAATCCCTACGATGCACTCAAACAAATACCCTCAGAGGCTAGTTGAATGGGAGATCAGTGACATCAGATAGTGCTGTGCAGATCAAGGTCTCCCCAAAACCTCCCAGAATGTTTGCTCTCTCCGGAGGactttgtttgatttttctaAAGAGGTGAGAGGTTAGGGACGCGCTGATGTGGATCAAGCTGTGGATACGAGACGGGCTTAAAGGATCTACTCACACTTATTGAGAGATGACTGGAAACATCTGAGCGCTCACAATCGAGCAGTGTAGTGCACACAGACGCACAGACAAAATATGCACCCAGGACTAGTGTCTTCCCAGTGTTCTTGAGACAGACACTTCTTACATGATGTGAGAAGTTCAAAGATTTGTACATATACAGTGTGTGTGACTGTGCTGAGGCACTTTCTTTGGATTTTTGATAGTTGTTGctgcaataaattattttaatgacgtTTCTTAAAGgtgaaatgtgtatttttttagctAAAACACTTGTCCTATCTCAACTTAGtattcaatattattttaataaaatttcttAAATGTGATATCtgtcattttatgttaaaatacgTCCTTTATCAACTTATACTGTaatggtgtgtgcacaccaaaagcaaatttaattatttgtgagtAAATTAcaagtcaatgcaaagatgcGAATAGATGCAAATTAGtgcaaaactaataataatggTGAATTCACATCTATTTGTGTCACCCGAAACGATTTTGCATCTCTTCACATCGCCCGACACAAATTCGCATTCATTTGCGTCACCCAATGCAAATTCATGTCTATTTGCATCGACCTGCCACAATTTTGCATCTGTTCACATTGCCCGCCATCAATTTGCATCTATTTGTGTTGCCCGACACGATTTCACATCTATTCACGTTACCCGACACAACTTTGCATCTATTTGCATCACTCAATGCGAATTCACATCTATTTGCGTCACCTGACACGATTTTGCATCTATTCACATTGCCCGACACAAATTTGCATCTATTTGCGTCACCCAATGCGAATTCACGTCTATTTGTAACGTCCACAAGTAATCTTAAGCGATAACGCGATGCGATTCCCtttgcttttggtgtgcacacaccataAGACACTGGCTTAGCCAATGGTGTGATTTGGGGGCGGGGCTAACTCTGTCCACAACCAATGGGGAAAAATGTTGTTTGGAGACACTAtatttgtttgaaaatattgttttttgcaattacagttacatacttctcctttaactgagTTTTTTTATATTGGGTTTCATAATTCACATACCTTGTTTTTGTTCACAGGTCCAATGGCCTCCACCGAGCATAGCAAAGAGCTGGAGGAGGTGGGCAGCATGAGGACTCCTTTGCGGCAGAATTCCGCTCGAGCCGGCCGGAGCCAAAGACCTTCTGGCTGGAGGAGGAGACGCCCTCGACCCCGCCTCTCCCATAAGGGGCCCATGCCATTTTAGAGCAAGGTCAGTTTGACATTTCTAATACCCTGAAAGCAACAAAAGAATATGAGTAACTAATATGCAGgggaatataaaaaaaaacaataatctaatcaaattttcatttataaatggaCCAGTTCTGAACAGGCCTTGAGGGAAGCAGCACCTGTCTCAAATTCTAAAGTTTCATTGAGTGCATACTGAGAAAAGCTGGGAATGCTGAAGAACTGTGATTGACAGAAATCTGCTTGCTCATTCACTTTTTCCATGAATTATAGATTACTACTGGCATGGAAAAACTGCATGTCTTTATGAGATTACTGGACTTTAGACTCATGGCTTCTGTGGTCCCGATCTCCTCCAGCAGATCTAAAAAACCCATACAGAGTGGAATATAATACATTGTCAGTGTTGTATTATATCTGAGTCAACATGATTCCGTTATCCCAATAATGCCAATTAAATTCCCTGTCCAAAGATAATACTCCTGAATCTCATTTGAACCGCTTCAGCttgttttcatattaaaagGATATTTAACTTAATGTCTAGATAAACAATTCCTTTAATCTTTTTGTCTAATAAAAGTGTTTTCTCTTCCTACAAACACTGTTTCCATAAAATTTCCAGTGATGCAGCACCAAGTCCTTTATTTTAAGACTCTATTAAGGAAATATTCAAGTTACAACATCAATAAATTAAAGAGAACTGTATCTGACAGATCTTATcagcacatttacattttattacctACAGTACAGTCTTCGCACTGAAATGCTGacacatttttttagtttttccagAAACTAAGtggttttaaaaaagaaagaatggataaaaaaaaaacagtggaagGCAGTGAGATACTGTAGCCAAGAACtcattcacagttttttttacacTCTGCACAGTACTGAACAGGGAACAATGTCCCTACAGGAGTCTGCAACACAAGTCTCGCCATAAATTAACCTCATATAAGGCTAGAATCTATGGAGAAGGACAAGTCAGCTCTTTATGGCATAGTTAATCATGAGAAAAGAAGGCAATAAAAAGTGAGAAATCTCAAACCCTCAAATCCACCGCAGTTTTACAGTCTATAGcgaattacattttttccctcTTGGCAAACAATCCTTATTCAAATGCTTCATCAGTCCAAGGGAAAACACTATCTTAACTTCCAAAGAGGTGGACACAAGAGCAAGGCCTATGCATGTACTCCCATCCCGACCAATAAAACGCACAGATCCTTTGAGTGAGTTGGGCAGTCAATGCTTGTTTTGATCCCCCAGCATACTGGCAGCACAATGAGGGGAGCTGCAGGAAGTTGTGTAGCTCCATTAAAAGGAACGGCTCAGTGACTCACAATGTAGAGTCCACAAACAGCACTTCAACCCAAACAAGACGAAGATTTCTCTTTCATTCGGCTCCTTCTTCAGCTCCCTTCATGCCGTACGAGGGTTCAAAGTTCACGTCTTTTAGCACATTCACCAACATTCCTTTGGGCCCGGTCTGTTAAACCAGTCCATTTGAGGCGACTAATGTGCCAATCAAGCCTGTGGTACCAAACCCCGAAATTCTTGTCCTAATCCACTCACAGTTCATTATTCCCACAATGtgatacatttacatttatattcatttgcCTGACAGACATTTTATCGCTAAAGAGAACATGTTGTGATAATTACTGTATGACACAGTACAGTAAATCAGT includes:
- the apln gene encoding apelin yields the protein MNVKILTLVIVLVVSLLCSASAGPMASTEHSKELEEVGSMRTPLRQNSARAGRSQRPSGWRRRRPRPRLSHKGPMPF